From one Sphingobacteriales bacterium genomic stretch:
- the topA gene encoding type I DNA topoisomerase gives MAKNLLIVESPAKAKTIEKILGKDFMVKSCYGHIRDLAKKEMGVDIHNNFEPTYIISEDKEQVVRELQKLSKTSEVWLATDEDREGEAISWHLCEVLNLDKDNTKRIVFNEITAPAIKNAVANPRKLDQNLFYAQQARRVLDRVVGFELSPVLWKKLGRRTLSAGRVQSVAVRLVVEREREINNFQSENFYKVVAFFITDQKTFKAELSEKLKTEKEAEAFLEAVKDALFKVEDVQVKPAQKSPAAPFTTSTLQQEASRKLGFSVSRTMSVAQKLYESGKITYMRTDSPNLSDLALNTIQSYINKEFGKEYSNRKQYASKNSSAQEAHEAIRPTYIENTNEGINRDEERLYDLIWKRTVASQMSNAKLEKTIAKIDISTRKEKFIAEGEVLKFDGFLKVYIEGTDDDEQEESGMLPPLNVGQSLTYKNIEARQRFTQPPARYTEASLIKKLEELGIGRPSTYAPTISTIQNREYVVKGDREGLPRAYQKIELSAKKEIRKESLCENTGSLKGKLLPTDIGNLVTDYLMENFTRVMDYSFTAEMEKDFDEIAEGHKDWRKSLKQFYGPFHKEIAASENTAYVTGERELGKDPENGKTVVAKLGRYGPMIQIGTNEEEEKPRYAKLKSSQSLETITMDEAMELFKLPLILGEYEGQEVSVNAGRFGPYVKFGEQFISLPKGEEPSDVTLERAIEVIKSKQEDDAPIAQYEGKPVSKGKGRFGPFIKWNGLFINIPKGYHFDTINAKECGELIEKKLEKEANRFILNFPEEKISVENGRWGPYIKFNKKMLKLTGRKYTADEAARLSLVDIKAMIEPRYRMLFLKRKKGTRQEGCRKRQND, from the coding sequence ATGGCTAAAAATTTACTGATAGTAGAGTCACCGGCGAAAGCAAAAACAATTGAGAAAATTCTGGGTAAAGATTTTATGGTGAAGTCGTGTTACGGACACATCCGTGATCTGGCAAAGAAAGAAATGGGGGTAGATATCCATAATAATTTTGAACCCACCTATATCATATCTGAAGATAAAGAACAGGTTGTCCGTGAACTGCAGAAACTTTCCAAAACATCTGAAGTATGGCTGGCAACGGATGAGGACCGTGAAGGGGAAGCCATTTCCTGGCATTTGTGTGAGGTACTGAACCTTGATAAGGACAATACCAAACGAATCGTATTTAATGAGATTACCGCTCCTGCCATTAAAAATGCGGTGGCCAATCCCAGAAAATTAGACCAGAATTTATTTTATGCCCAGCAGGCCCGCCGCGTATTGGACAGAGTGGTGGGGTTTGAATTATCTCCCGTGTTATGGAAAAAATTAGGACGAAGAACCTTATCTGCCGGACGTGTGCAATCGGTAGCGGTAAGATTAGTGGTGGAACGGGAACGGGAAATCAACAACTTCCAGTCCGAAAATTTTTACAAAGTAGTTGCCTTTTTCATTACGGACCAGAAGACATTTAAAGCGGAACTGTCGGAAAAGCTAAAAACGGAAAAAGAAGCCGAGGCATTTTTGGAAGCGGTGAAAGACGCACTCTTCAAAGTAGAAGATGTACAGGTAAAACCTGCTCAAAAGAGTCCGGCAGCACCATTTACAACATCTACTCTCCAACAGGAAGCCTCCAGAAAACTGGGATTTTCCGTTTCGCGTACGATGTCCGTAGCACAAAAACTGTATGAGAGCGGTAAGATCACCTATATGAGAACGGACTCTCCCAACCTATCCGATCTGGCACTGAATACCATACAGTCTTATATCAATAAAGAGTTTGGAAAAGAATATTCCAACCGCAAACAATACGCCTCCAAAAATTCCAGCGCACAGGAAGCCCACGAAGCCATCCGTCCTACTTATATAGAAAATACGAATGAGGGCATCAACCGGGACGAAGAGCGACTGTATGATTTAATCTGGAAGCGTACCGTCGCCTCACAGATGAGTAATGCGAAGCTCGAAAAGACCATCGCAAAGATTGACATTTCCACCCGCAAAGAAAAGTTTATTGCGGAAGGAGAAGTGTTGAAATTCGACGGATTTTTAAAGGTATATATTGAAGGTACGGACGATGATGAACAGGAAGAAAGCGGCATGCTGCCTCCGTTGAATGTCGGACAGTCATTGACCTATAAAAATATCGAAGCCCGCCAACGCTTCACACAGCCGCCTGCACGCTACACGGAAGCAAGCCTCATCAAGAAATTGGAGGAACTTGGCATTGGACGACCATCGACCTACGCCCCTACCATTTCCACCATTCAAAACAGGGAATATGTGGTGAAAGGTGACCGTGAAGGACTTCCGCGTGCCTATCAAAAAATTGAGTTGTCTGCGAAGAAGGAAATCAGGAAAGAGTCGCTGTGTGAAAATACCGGTTCCTTAAAAGGAAAACTGCTGCCGACTGATATCGGTAATTTGGTGACGGATTACCTGATGGAAAATTTCACCCGGGTGATGGACTATTCCTTCACGGCAGAAATGGAAAAGGACTTTGACGAAATTGCGGAAGGTCATAAAGACTGGAGAAAATCATTGAAACAATTCTATGGCCCTTTCCACAAAGAAATTGCAGCTTCCGAGAATACTGCGTACGTCACCGGTGAGCGAGAACTGGGAAAAGACCCGGAAAACGGTAAAACAGTCGTTGCCAAATTGGGCAGATACGGACCTATGATACAAATTGGGACAAATGAAGAGGAAGAAAAGCCGCGTTATGCGAAATTAAAATCCTCCCAAAGTTTGGAAACCATCACGATGGACGAAGCGATGGAATTATTCAAGCTCCCATTAATTCTGGGCGAATATGAAGGACAGGAAGTATCGGTCAATGCCGGCCGTTTCGGGCCATATGTAAAATTCGGTGAGCAATTCATTTCCCTCCCTAAAGGAGAAGAACCTTCTGATGTAACCCTCGAACGAGCAATAGAAGTCATAAAATCCAAACAGGAAGACGATGCACCGATTGCGCAATATGAAGGAAAACCGGTCTCCAAGGGAAAAGGACGTTTCGGACCTTTCATAAAATGGAACGGATTATTCATCAATATACCGAAGGGCTATCATTTTGATACGATTAATGCGAAAGAATGCGGTGAGTTGATTGAGAAGAAGCTGGAAAAAGAAGCCAACCGTTTCATCTTAAATTTCCCGGAAGAAAAGATATCTGTAGAAAACGGCCGATGGGGTCCGTACATTAAGTTCAATAAAAAAATGCTGAAACTGACCGGCCGGAAATATACCGCTGATGAAGCAGCCCGGTTGTCTTTGGTAGATATAAAGGCGATGATAGAACCCAGGTACCGAATGCTTTTTCTAAAAAGAAAAAAAGGCACCCGCCAGGAAGGCTGCCGCAAAAGGCAAAACGACTAA
- the purB gene encoding adenylosuccinate lyase — MNTLLSISPVDGRYRNKVSDLENYFSEFALIKYRVRVEIEYFIELSKVIGEIGNISDNQVVELRKLYQCFSLKDAQRVKEIEKTTNHDVKAVEYFIKENIIDPDLEQKCEFIHFGLTSQDINNTAIPLSLKEAFQVVYQNTFYSVYNELLKKADAYKDIPMLAKTHGQPASPTRLGKELEVFAERLDHQFLYFAQIPYSAKFGGATGNFNAHHVAYPHKDWIHFGNHFVNGTLGLHRSQTTTQIEHYDNLAALFHNYARINTILIDLCRDVWSYVSMDYFKQKIKEGEIGSSAMPHKVNPIDFENAEGNLGIANALFSHLAEKLPVSRLQRDLTDSTVMRNIGVPMAHTIIAMESIVKGLDKLLVNEAKIRQDLEDNWIVIAEAIQTVLRREGYEKPYEELKNLTRTHTRIGEREIHAFIDELKIRQEIRDELKRITPFNYTGI, encoded by the coding sequence ATGAATACCTTGCTTTCCATTTCACCCGTTGACGGCAGATACAGAAATAAGGTGTCGGATTTAGAAAATTATTTTTCTGAATTTGCACTTATCAAATACCGTGTCAGGGTAGAGATTGAATATTTTATTGAGCTATCCAAGGTAATCGGTGAAATCGGAAACATATCAGACAATCAGGTAGTTGAATTAAGAAAACTCTATCAGTGCTTTAGTCTGAAAGATGCTCAGCGTGTTAAGGAAATTGAAAAAACGACCAACCATGATGTGAAAGCGGTGGAATATTTTATCAAGGAAAATATCATCGACCCGGACTTGGAGCAAAAGTGTGAGTTCATCCATTTCGGCCTCACTTCACAAGATATCAACAATACCGCCATTCCGTTGTCGCTGAAAGAAGCTTTTCAGGTTGTGTATCAAAATACATTTTATTCCGTGTACAATGAATTGCTGAAAAAAGCGGACGCCTATAAGGATATCCCAATGTTGGCAAAAACGCACGGACAACCTGCCAGCCCGACACGATTGGGAAAAGAGTTAGAGGTTTTTGCGGAAAGGCTGGATCATCAGTTTTTATATTTTGCACAAATACCGTATTCAGCCAAATTCGGTGGGGCAACGGGAAATTTCAATGCACATCATGTGGCATATCCGCACAAGGACTGGATACATTTCGGTAATCATTTCGTGAATGGTACGCTTGGTTTGCACCGCTCCCAAACGACCACCCAAATAGAGCATTATGATAATCTGGCCGCATTATTTCACAATTATGCGCGCATCAATACCATTTTAATTGACTTATGCCGGGATGTCTGGAGCTATGTCTCTATGGATTATTTCAAACAGAAAATAAAAGAAGGGGAGATTGGAAGCAGTGCGATGCCGCACAAGGTGAACCCGATTGATTTTGAAAATGCAGAAGGAAATTTAGGTATTGCGAATGCGCTGTTCAGCCATTTGGCGGAGAAGCTGCCTGTATCCAGGCTGCAGCGTGATTTGACCGACTCCACCGTCATGAGAAATATTGGGGTGCCCATGGCGCATACTATCATTGCAATGGAATCCATCGTGAAAGGACTGGATAAATTGCTGGTAAATGAAGCAAAAATCAGGCAGGATCTCGAAGACAACTGGATTGTCATCGCGGAAGCCATCCAGACGGTTCTACGCCGCGAAGGTTACGAAAAACCGTATGAAGAATTGAAGAACTTAACGCGCACCCATACCAGAATAGGTGAACGGGAAATCCATGCATTTATAGATGAATTGAAAATCCGGCAGGAAATCCGTGATGAACTGAAACGGATAACCCCATTTAATTATACAGGAATTTAA
- the arsC gene encoding arsenate reductase (glutaredoxin) (This arsenate reductase requires both glutathione and glutaredoxin to convert arsenate to arsenite, after which the efflux transporter formed by ArsA and ArsB can extrude the arsenite from the cell, providing resistance.), giving the protein MITIYHNNRCGKSRSALCLLEESGQPYKTIEYLKDVPTAEELKAVLKKLKLKPHDLIRTKEPVYLENYKGKNLSDEQWIQVMTEHPIVMERPIVINGTKAVVARPPEKVLEII; this is encoded by the coding sequence ATGATCACCATTTATCATAACAATCGCTGCGGGAAAAGCAGAAGCGCACTTTGTCTGCTTGAAGAAAGCGGTCAGCCTTATAAAACAATAGAATATTTAAAAGATGTTCCTACGGCTGAGGAATTGAAGGCTGTTCTTAAAAAGCTGAAACTGAAACCCCACGATTTAATCCGGACAAAGGAGCCGGTATATCTGGAAAACTACAAAGGTAAAAATCTGTCGGATGAACAGTGGATACAGGTAATGACAGAGCATCCGATAGTAATGGAAAGACCAATAGTTATCAATGGTACTAAAGCTGTTGTAGCCCGCCCGCCGGAGAAAGTACTGGAAATAATTTGA